The Pelobacter seleniigenes DSM 18267 genomic sequence TAGCACAAAATCACCCTGCGTTGCAACCACATCCCCGCTGAAAACGGTCTTCCGCTCGGCTTGAAAAACTTCCAGCCGGGTGGAGGTCACTTCAACCGGTTGATCGGCCTGCAGCCCTGAAAAGGTCTGCGCCGCACCGGCAAAGGCAACCATAAGAAAAGGGATAAAAACCAGCAAAGCCAGCAGTCGTTTCAACATTTATCGTGATCCATTTGCAGCGGGCTGAAAAACCGCCCGAACGTTTTTTTTCACCAGCAGGTAGCCGCGGTCGATCTCCACATCCAACCCGACTCCAGTCACTTTCAAGCCGGGTCCCTGATAAACCAGCGGCTCATCCGTACTCAACCGGCGGGCCTGCTCATTGTAGTTCAGGCGTTCGGTGATCAGGTTGTCGCCGCGACTGGAGGTTACCTCAACATGCTCCCAGAGCTCAATCCGGTTGGTGTTCTGATCCAGCGTTCCCTGCCCGGCGGTGACATTCAATTCGGCAAACGGGCCGGCATCAAAAAAATCCAGATGCAACGCAGCCAGGCTGACCAACTGACTCTGCCGCTGATACTCGGCACTCTTGGCGTCGAGGACCCAGCGTTTTTGGCCGTCTTCATTATGCGTGTAGTGAAGATCGGTTAACGCCAGATCAACATCTCCCGGCATGGTCTCCAGGATCGCGGCCGGCTCCTGCTCCCGCAAATGACTCCAGATCACCGCTGCCAAAGTGCCGACGGCCACAATGATCACCAGCGCTAAAATGTGTTTTGCTTTCAAGAACACCGCTCCCGGACACAATCGCCGCCGGCGGTCTTTTTGCTGAAATCACTCGGCTCGAAAACGCCCATTATCCCGCTCAGGCTTTAAAATAGCGCTCGGTCAACTCCTGCCAAGCGCCGTTGGCGCGCAAGATCAGGTCACAGATTTCGCGCACCGCACCACGTCCGCCGGGGCGTGTGGTCACATAATCGACCAACGGCGGGACATCCGGAACGGCATCGGCCACCGTGGCGCTGAAACCGACCCGGCGCAGAATCGGCAGATCAACGACATCGTCGCCGACATAGGCTACCTGTTCGTCGCTCAGCCCCTGTTCGGCGAGAATCTCCTGATAGGGGCCAAGTTTGCTCAAGGCTCCCTGATAAAGGATCTCGATACCGAGTTCCTGGGCACGCTTGGCAACAACGGCGGAAGAGCGGCCGGTAATAATCCCGACTTTGACTCCGGACCGCTGCAGCAGTTTCAGCCCATGGCCGTCTTTGACGTCAAAGGCTTTCAGTTCGTTACCCTGATTATCGTAAATAATCCGTCCGTCCGTCAAAACCCCATCGACATCCAGCAGGAGCAGTTTGATTGCAGCCAGCTTTTTCTCCATCAGACCACTCCCGCCCGCAGCAGATCGTGCAGGTGAATGATGCCGACCGGAACTGTTTCCCCGTCATCGGCAAAGACAAACAGGGAGGTAATGGAATGGCTTTCCATAACCTGCAGCGCTTTGGCCGCCAGGTTGTGGCGCAGGATCCGTTTCGGGGACAGTGACATGAATTCGCGGATGGGCTGTTGCAGACTCTCCAACCCCTTCTCCATGATCCGCCGCAGATCGCCGTCGGTAAAGACGCCCACCAGAGCGCCCTGCTCGTCCACAATCCCGGTCACCCCGAGCTGTTTACTGGTAATTTCGAACAAGGCTTCGCGGACCAGGGTGGCGGGGCCGACCAACGGAACCTGATCGCCGGTGTGCATGATATCCTCGACCCTCAGCAGCAGTTTTTTTCCGAGCGCCCCCCCGGGGTGAAACATGGCGAAATCCTCGGCCTTGAAGCCACGCTCATTGAGCAGCGCCACGGCCAGGGCATCACCCATAGCCAGAGTCGCCGTGGTACTGGCCGTCGGCGCCAAGCCCAGCGGGCAGGCTTCTTCGGCCACA encodes the following:
- the lptC gene encoding LPS export ABC transporter periplasmic protein LptC: MKAKHILALVIIVAVGTLAAVIWSHLREQEPAAILETMPGDVDLALTDLHYTHNEDGQKRWVLDAKSAEYQRQSQLVSLAALHLDFFDAGPFAELNVTAGQGTLDQNTNRIELWEHVEVTSSRGDNLITERLNYNEQARRLSTDEPLVYQGPGLKVTGVGLDVEIDRGYLLVKKNVRAVFQPAANGSR
- a CDS encoding KdsC family phosphatase: MEKKLAAIKLLLLDVDGVLTDGRIIYDNQGNELKAFDVKDGHGLKLLQRSGVKVGIITGRSSAVVAKRAQELGIEILYQGALSKLGPYQEILAEQGLSDEQVAYVGDDVVDLPILRRVGFSATVADAVPDVPPLVDYVTTRPGGRGAVREICDLILRANGAWQELTERYFKA
- a CDS encoding KpsF/GutQ family sugar-phosphate isomerase, whose amino-acid sequence is MSDETMLETAKHVLQVEADAVLALKDRINGDFSTAVKMILECHGKVVVTGMGKSGLICQKIAATMASTGTPTFFLHPAEGIHGDLGMLSKGDVVIAVSYSGETEEVCRILPVIKRMGLPLITMSGNPKSTLGIAGDVHLNIGVAEEACPLGLAPTASTTATLAMGDALAVALLNERGFKAEDFAMFHPGGALGKKLLLRVEDIMHTGDQVPLVGPATLVREALFEITSKQLGVTGIVDEQGALVGVFTDGDLRRIMEKGLESLQQPIREFMSLSPKRILRHNLAAKALQVMESHSITSLFVFADDGETVPVGIIHLHDLLRAGVV